GAACGTCGTGCGGGTTGACCGCGAGCAGACCGCCAAGGGTGACGAAAAGTACACGGTCGTCGAGCGGAACACGGGGGCCGCGTGGCCGCGGGACCGAGGGTTCCAGGTTGTTGGGAAGCCGCTGCCGCGCGTCGAAGGTGACCTGAAAGTCACCGGCAAGGCGCAGTACGCCTACGACGTGCGCTTGCCGGGCCAACTGTACGCCAGGGTGCTCCGCAGTCCGCATCCGCATGCCCGGATCGTCCGCATCGACACGACCCGGGCCGAGGCGGTGACCGGCGTCCGGGCCATCGTCAGCCGAAACAATGCCGCCGACATCTTGTGGTTCAAGGACACCGAGCTGTTCTCGTCGGTGGTCCGCTACATCGGGGAGGAGGTGGCGGCCGTCGCTGCCGACTCCGAGGAGATCGCCGACGATGCCCTGCGGCTGATCGAGGTCGAGTACGAGCCGCTGCCCTTCGTGATGGAGGCCAGCGCGGCGCTGCGGCCCGGCGCGCCGAAGATTCACCAGGACGGCAACATCGCGGGTGAGGTGCAGGAGCAGGAGCGCGGCGACGTGGCAGCCGGATTCGCGCAGGCGGATGTGGTGATCGAGCGCGAGTACGTCACCCAGGCGGCCCTGCACAACTGCCTGGAGCCGCACGGCTGTACGGCGGCCTGGGAGCCGGATCGCCTCACGATCTGGGACTCGACCCAGTCCATCTTCGACGTGCGGCAGGAGGTCGCCAGGCGGCTGGGCCTGCCCGAGCACCGCGTCCGGGTCGTCAAGCAGTTCATGGGCGGCGGCTTCGGCAGCAAGCAGATCGCCTGGAAGCACACGGCGCTGGCGGCGCTGCTCTCGAAGCAGTCGGGGCGGCCCGTGCAATTGATGCTCGACCGTGAGGCCGAGAATCTGGCGGCCGGCAACCGCAACCCGACCCGGCAGAAGGTGCGGGCCGGAGCGAAGCGCGACGGGACGCTCACCGCCATCGAGGTCGAGGCCATTCAGAGCGTCGGCGCGTACATGGTGGGCGGCGAGGCGGCGAACGTGGTCGGCCCGTACCGCACACTCTACCGCTGTCCCAACGTCCGGACGAAGCAGACGCCGGTCTACATCAACGCCGGCCCGACGGTGGCCTTCCGCGCCCCCGGCTACGTCGAGGGGGCGTTCGGGCTGGAATCGGCCATGGACGAGCTGGCCCAGACCCTGGGCATTGATCCGCTGGCCCTGCGCCTCAAGAACTACGCCGACCGCGACCAGGACGAGGATCAACCGTACACGGCCCCGGACGGGCTGCGACGCTGCTACGAGGCCGTCGACGAGGCGTTTGGCTGGCAGAAGCAGGCGCGGCAGGCGCGGGCGAAGGCTGGCGCTCGACGGGCCACGGGCGCGAAGGTGCGGGGTGTCGGGTTCGCCGGGCACGATTGGATCGGCGGGGCCGGGCATCCACCCGGGTACGCCTGGGTCAAGCTGAACGCCGACGGCAGCGTGGACATCGTGGCGGGCACCCACGACATCGGCACCGGCAGCCGGATCGGCCTGACCCAGATCGCGGCCGAAGAGCTGAGCATCCCGGTCGAGCAGGTCGGCCTCCACCTTGGAGACACCGCCTACGGACCGTACGCGCCGGTCAGCTCCGGCAGCGCGACCCAGGCGACGATTGGCCCGGCGATCCAGGCGGCGGCTCTCGACGCGAAGGCCCAGTTGTTCAAGGCGGCCGGCCCGATGCTGGAGGTCGATCCCGACGACCTGGAGCTTCACCATGGACAGGTGCGCGTCAAGGGTCAGCCCTCCCGCGGCCTGAGCATCGCCACCGTGATGGAGAAGATCGACCCGCACATGATCCAGGGGCAGGGCTCGCGCGGGCCGAACCCGGACGGCAAGACGATCCACACGTTCGGGGCGCAGGCTGCCGAGGTCGAGGTTGATACCGAGACGGGCGAGGTGACGGTGCTGCGGATCGTGGCGGCGCACGATTGTGGCCGCATCATCAACCCGATGATGGTCGAGAGTCAGGTGATCGGGGCGGTCACGCAGGGGCTGGGCTTCGCACTGACCGAAGAGCGCATCGTGGACGAGCGGCGCGGGGTCGTCCTCAACGCCAATCTCGAAGAGTACAAAGTCCCCACCGTGCTCGACATCCCGCACGTCACCACGGTGCCGCTCGACATGCCCGACCCGGAGGCAAACCCGACCGGCGCAAAGGGCATCGGTGAGTCGCCGTTGATCCCCACCGCGCCGGCCATCGTCAACGCCGTCTGCGATGCACTCGGCGTCCGCATCCGCGAGACGCCCCTGACCCGGTCACGGGTGCTGCGCGCACTCGCCGAGCGGGACTCGGCGCAGGGAGGAGCGTAGTCATGCGGACGTTCGAGTACGCCCGCGCCGAGACCATCGACGATGCGACGACCCAGGTCGCGAGTCCGAGCGCCGATGGCAACGGGAGGCGTCCCATTGCGCTGCCCGTACAGGACGGACGCCGGTTCCTGGCTGGCGGTACCGATCTCCTGACGCTGATGAAGGCTGACGTGTTTGCGCCGTCGATGCTGGTCGATATCAAGCGGGTTGCCGACATTCCGCACGGCATCGACGAGCGCGGCGATGGCGGCGCGGCCATCGGGGCGCTCACGACCCTCAGCGAGATCGAGCGTCATGCTGGGCTCGCTGCGAGGTTTCCGGCCCTCGTCGCGGCGGTGGGTCAGGCGGCAACGCCCCAGCTGCGAAACATGGCGACGATGGGTGGCAACTTGCTCCAGCGACCGCGTTGCTGGTACTTCCGGAGCAGCCTGTTTCCCTGCTGGCTCAAGGGCGGCGACGAGTGCCACGCCCGCGATGGCGAGAACAGCCACCACGCCATCTTTGGCGAGTCGCCGTGCGTGGCCGTGCACCCGTCAGATGCGGCGGCGGCGCTGGTAGCGTACGGCGCCACGGTGCGGCTGCGCGGCCCGCACGGCGAGCGGACCCTTTCCGTGGAGGAACTGTTTGCCGAGCCGACCGACGACCGCCGCACTGAGACGCTGGTGGAGCCAGACGAGCTGGTGCTGGCCGTCGAGTTGCCGGCCCCGGCGGCCGGCAGCCGCAGCGCCTATCTGAAGGCGATGGACCGGAAGGTCTGGGCGTTCGCGCTGGCAGGCGTCGCCGTGGCGCTGACCCTCGATGGCGGGCGGATCACAACGGCGCGGGTGGTGCTGGGCGGTGTTGCGCCGATCCCGTGGCGCGCCCATGACGCCGAGTCGGCGCTGACGGGTCAGGCTGTCAGCGCCGAGGTGTTGAACCGTGCCGCCGACATGGCCCTGGGTGGCGCGCACCCGCTCGAACACAACGGCTACAAGGTCGTGCTCGCCCGGAATCTGGTCCGAAAGGCCCTGCACGACGTGGCCGGGCCCTAGCTCACAGCGGGCCGAGGGGACGCCGCGAGCAACTGCTCCATGGTGAGCAGTTTATCTCGATGCTGGGCTACATGGCCGCCTCGCAGTGTTGGGCCGTCGGTAGCTCCTCGGCAGCTAAAGGTAGACGCCGTCCGGCACTGCTCTTGCCTACAGGACGACGCCAGGGACCGTTGGCGGCCCTCAGGATACCGGTGGCCGAATGGCGCGGTGCTCACAGAACTGGAGGTCGGTGCATGACTACCGATGAGCTGGCGGAACAAGTGCAGCAAGCGGTGACCGCGGCCTTCGAGCTGGCCGGCGAGCGTGGCGCGAAGCTCAAGGACGTCCTGCACGGCACCTGGCTGGGGCACGCGCTGCACCCGATGCTGGTGGCTGCGCCTATCGGTGCCTGGACGACTGCCGGCGTGTTGGACATGGTGGGGTCAAAACGCGGGGCCGATACGGCCATTGGCTTCGGCATCCTGGCGTCGCTGCCGGCTGCCGCCGCCGGGTTCGCGGACTGGTCCTACACCGAGGGGAAGCCTCGTCGGCTCGGCCTGAGCCACGCGGCGCTCAACGGCGCGGCCCTCGCCTGCTACGGGCTGTCCTGGATGGCCCGCCGGGGTGGCCGGCGAGGCATCGGCATGGCCCTCTCGACCGTCGGCATGGGGCTGGTCAGCGCGAGCGGCTACCTCGGCGGCGAGTTGTCGTACTCGCTGGGACAGGGGGTCAATCGGAACGCCTGGAGTCCGGAGGTCGAGCAGACCTCCCAGCCGCCGAGCGACTTCATCCCCGTGATCGCGGCCAGCGAGCTGCGCGAGGGCATCCCAACGGCCGCCGAGGTCTCACTCTTCGACACCCCGGTGCCCCTGGTGCTGGTGAAGAAGGGGCGCGAGGTCTTCGCGCTGAACGGCCAGTGCTCGCACCTGGGCGCTCCGCTGGCCGAGGGACGGCTGGTCGACGAGTGGTGTCTGGAGTGCCCGTGGCACCAGTCGCGGTTCGACATCCGCGATGGATCGGTTGACCAGGGGCCGGCGGCCTACCCGCAGTCGCGCTTCCAGACGCGCATCGAGAACGGGATGGTCGAAGTTCGGCCGCGATCCGCCCCCGCCGACGCGGTGGACCGGATGCTCGCGTCCGTCGAGGGATCCGCGCTGTCATAGGTTGAGGGTGGCCCGTCAGACGGGCCACGTCTCCAGGCGATAGGCGGCGTCCCAGAACATCCACTCGTAGCGGCTGGCGGTGAGGTAGTGGCGGCGGATCGGCGTGAGACGGCTCTCGGGCAGGTCCGCGGTTGAGTGGTTCACGGCGTCCAGCACGCGTTGCACCGCCGCCGCGAACTGTTCTGAGGCGTAGGCGTCGATCCACCGCTGGTAGACGGGGTTCGGGGAGCCGTGCGCGATCAGCGTCTTCCCGACCTCCCAGTAGATCCAGTAGCACGGCAAGATCGCCCCGAGCAGCTCCTCGAACGTGCCGGTCCCAGCGACGCGCAGCAGGTACGAGGTGTACGCCGTCGTGGTCGGCGTGGCGGGCGTCGCCTCGATCTCGGCCGGGGAGAGGCCCCACGCCGCGAAGTACCCCTCGTGCAGCGAGCGCTCGACGTTCAGGGCCGACTGCGCGTGTGCCGCGAACATCTCGCACCAGTAGGAGGACGAGGCGCGGGCTGAGGCCAGGGCCAGACAGCGCGCGTACTCCCGCAGGTAGAGCGAATCCTGCTTGACGTAAAACTGAAAGCGCTCCTCCGGCAGCGATCCACTTGTCAGGCCTTGCAGGAACGGATGCTCCAGGATGCGCTCGTAGATCGGGGCGGCACTGGCCCAGAGCTGTGGGGTCAGCGCGACGCTGGCGGGTGCATCGGGGGTGGTGGTCATCACAGGTTCTCCATGGGCGACATGCGGTGACGTTGGTGACATGGTGACTCAGGCTGCGAGCTGGCGAACGGCGAGTATGGTCACTGTGCAGGTGAGCGCTGCCCCGAGCAGAAACCAGAGGTCGGCCGACGTCCAGTGCGTCTGGCGATAGTAGGTCCGGTGCCGGTGGCCGCCGAAGCCCCGCGCGTCCATCGCCAGGGCGACCCGCTCGGCCCGCCGCACGGAGATCGCCAGCAACGGGATGGCGAACCCGAACATGCGCCGGAGCCGGGCCAGGGGGCCGCGCCCGCCGGCGCCGCCCCGAACGTGGTGGGCCGCCTGGATGTTCTCCAGCTCTTCGTGGACGAGCGGCACGAAGCGGTAGGCGGCGAACACGGCGTAGCCGACCCGGACCGGCAGCCGGGCCTGCTGAATGAGCGCCGCCACGAGATCGATGGGGTTGGTGGTGAGCACGAACAGCATCGACGTGGCGAAGATCGCCAGGAGCCGACAGACGACCGTCAGGCCGAACAGCAGACTGGCCGGCGCGATCGAGACCGGGCCGGGCACAAGCGACGGACCGTCCGCGCCCGGCCCGGCGTAGAACACGACGCTCGACCAGAACAGCCCGAAGCCGAGCAGCAGCGCCAGGGCGAGCGGTCGGAGGATGTTGGGCCACGGCACCCGTCCGAGCGTCCGGGTGGTCAGGGCTGCCACGACCCCGAGCAGCAACGGCGTCAGCGGTTCGTTGAACAGGGTGACGACGGCGGCCATCGGCAGAGCCAGGGCGAGCTTGGTCAGCGGATTCAGCCGGTGGAGGGGCGAATCAGCCTCATGCCAGACAAACTGCCTCATGCGGACGGCCGTCCTGCGTGCGCCTCTGGCCGGCGGCCGGGCTGCTCGGCGAGCGCGGTGGCCACGCTCGCCACCGACAGCCGGTCCAGGCGTGGGAGCGACTGGCGCAGCCCCAGGCGCTGGCTCAGCTCCCAGAGCGGCGGCGGCAGCAGATGCGCGGCGGCGAGCAGCGCCCGGTCGGAGAAGAGATCGGCGGGCCGGCCGTCGAACAGGACCGTGCCGTCCCCGATGACCACGACGCGCTGGGCGTGCTCGGACACCAGGCGCATGTCGTGGGTGATGGCCACCACGCCGCGCTGCTCGGCCGCCAGCGCTTCGAGCTTGTCGAGCAGCATCGTGGCGTTCTTCTGATCCTGCCCGAATGTCGGCTCGTCGAGCAGCAGCAGCCGCTGCCCGAGGACCAGCATCGAGGCGACGCTGAGCCGGCGCTGCTCGCCGTGGCTCAGGCTGAACGGGTGGGCCGGCCCGAGCGCCAGCAGGCCGAAGTCGGCCAGCATGGCGCGGCTGCGGTCCAGCGCCTCGGATTCGGGGACGCCGGCATGGCGCAGCCCGTAGGCCACGTCGTCCAGGACCGTCTGCCCGACGAACTGGTGCTCCGGATACTGGAAGACGTACCCGACGAACGTTGCCACGTCGCGGTGCGCGAGGCGCGCGGCATCCTGTCCGTCCAGCAGAATCGCACCGGGTGGCGGGCGCACGATGCCGGCGATCAGCCGTG
This genomic stretch from Chloroflexota bacterium harbors:
- a CDS encoding xanthine dehydrogenase family protein molybdopterin-binding subunit, giving the protein MNVVRVDREQTAKGDEKYTVVERNTGAAWPRDRGFQVVGKPLPRVEGDLKVTGKAQYAYDVRLPGQLYARVLRSPHPHARIVRIDTTRAEAVTGVRAIVSRNNAADILWFKDTELFSSVVRYIGEEVAAVAADSEEIADDALRLIEVEYEPLPFVMEASAALRPGAPKIHQDGNIAGEVQEQERGDVAAGFAQADVVIEREYVTQAALHNCLEPHGCTAAWEPDRLTIWDSTQSIFDVRQEVARRLGLPEHRVRVVKQFMGGGFGSKQIAWKHTALAALLSKQSGRPVQLMLDREAENLAAGNRNPTRQKVRAGAKRDGTLTAIEVEAIQSVGAYMVGGEAANVVGPYRTLYRCPNVRTKQTPVYINAGPTVAFRAPGYVEGAFGLESAMDELAQTLGIDPLALRLKNYADRDQDEDQPYTAPDGLRRCYEAVDEAFGWQKQARQARAKAGARRATGAKVRGVGFAGHDWIGGAGHPPGYAWVKLNADGSVDIVAGTHDIGTGSRIGLTQIAAEELSIPVEQVGLHLGDTAYGPYAPVSSGSATQATIGPAIQAAALDAKAQLFKAAGPMLEVDPDDLELHHGQVRVKGQPSRGLSIATVMEKIDPHMIQGQGSRGPNPDGKTIHTFGAQAAEVEVDTETGEVTVLRIVAAHDCGRIINPMMVESQVIGAVTQGLGFALTEERIVDERRGVVLNANLEEYKVPTVLDIPHVTTVPLDMPDPEANPTGAKGIGESPLIPTAPAIVNAVCDALGVRIRETPLTRSRVLRALAERDSAQGGA
- a CDS encoding xanthine dehydrogenase family protein subunit M; protein product: MRTFEYARAETIDDATTQVASPSADGNGRRPIALPVQDGRRFLAGGTDLLTLMKADVFAPSMLVDIKRVADIPHGIDERGDGGAAIGALTTLSEIERHAGLAARFPALVAAVGQAATPQLRNMATMGGNLLQRPRCWYFRSSLFPCWLKGGDECHARDGENSHHAIFGESPCVAVHPSDAAAALVAYGATVRLRGPHGERTLSVEELFAEPTDDRRTETLVEPDELVLAVELPAPAAGSRSAYLKAMDRKVWAFALAGVAVALTLDGGRITTARVVLGGVAPIPWRAHDAESALTGQAVSAEVLNRAADMALGGAHPLEHNGYKVVLARNLVRKALHDVAGP
- a CDS encoding Rieske 2Fe-2S domain-containing protein; the encoded protein is MTTDELAEQVQQAVTAAFELAGERGAKLKDVLHGTWLGHALHPMLVAAPIGAWTTAGVLDMVGSKRGADTAIGFGILASLPAAAAGFADWSYTEGKPRRLGLSHAALNGAALACYGLSWMARRGGRRGIGMALSTVGMGLVSASGYLGGELSYSLGQGVNRNAWSPEVEQTSQPPSDFIPVIAASELREGIPTAAEVSLFDTPVPLVLVKKGREVFALNGQCSHLGAPLAEGRLVDEWCLECPWHQSRFDIRDGSVDQGPAAYPQSRFQTRIENGMVEVRPRSAPADAVDRMLASVEGSALS
- the tenA gene encoding thiaminase II; protein product: MTTTPDAPASVALTPQLWASAAPIYERILEHPFLQGLTSGSLPEERFQFYVKQDSLYLREYARCLALASARASSSYWCEMFAAHAQSALNVERSLHEGYFAAWGLSPAEIEATPATPTTTAYTSYLLRVAGTGTFEELLGAILPCYWIYWEVGKTLIAHGSPNPVYQRWIDAYASEQFAAAVQRVLDAVNHSTADLPESRLTPIRRHYLTASRYEWMFWDAAYRLETWPV
- a CDS encoding energy-coupling factor transporter transmembrane protein EcfT; its protein translation is MRQFVWHEADSPLHRLNPLTKLALALPMAAVVTLFNEPLTPLLLGVVAALTTRTLGRVPWPNILRPLALALLLGFGLFWSSVVFYAGPGADGPSLVPGPVSIAPASLLFGLTVVCRLLAIFATSMLFVLTTNPIDLVAALIQQARLPVRVGYAVFAAYRFVPLVHEELENIQAAHHVRGGAGGRGPLARLRRMFGFAIPLLAISVRRAERVALAMDARGFGGHRHRTYYRQTHWTSADLWFLLGAALTCTVTILAVRQLAA